ACGCGCGCCGCCCACCCCGAAGAACGTTCTTCAGGGTGCGGGCGTTCTTGAACACCGAGCCGAATTGCATCGGGACGACCGTGCGCCCCCCGCCGTCGAGCAACACCGTTTGCAACACGTCGTCGTGTGCGCGGGCGTTCTCGTCCGAGAGGTCCGGGTCCATCGTGTCGATGTCGCTGACGACCGCCGCGAGCGGCCCGTGGCTCACGGTGTAGACCCGTTCGGCCCCGGCGACGCCATCGACGTCGAGTTCGAACTCGTCGTTCTCGACGACACCGTAGGCGTAGAGGTTCTCGCTCATGATGAGAGTGTGTGCGTACCGCGCACCATGCGCCCGGTTCGACGGTCGCGCTAATAGGCGTGTCGCCGGCACGTGCAAGACCACCGATGCCTGCCTCTGCTGGCCCAAAGGATATTATAGTGGCCGGGGTTTGAGAAATCACGATGAGTGCACGACCATCGAGCGACAGTCTGGCGGAAGTGCTCGACCGTATCCTCGACAAGGGAATCGTCATCGACATCTGGGCGCGGGTGTCGGTCGTCGGTATCGAGATCCTCACCGTGGAGGCCCGCATCGTCGTCGCCTCGGTCGATACGTTCCTCCACTACGGCAAGGAGATATCGAAGTTGGAGATGGCGTCCGAATCGGGCGACCTCCAGGAACTGAAGGACCTCGATCTGGGCACCTCGCCGATGACCCAGCCCGAACCCGACGAGCCGGAAGTCCGCATCGAAGAGGAACAAGAGGCCGAGCAGTAAGACGCCGCGGCGGGGCACCGGGCGGCAATTTATATATCGAACCCGAAACAAGTAGTACACGATGGACCTCGACCCGAGCGAGCACACGATAGACGAACTGCGCGACGAACTCGACGGAATGGACGACCCCGAGGCGCTCGAAGCGCTGCGCGAGGCCGAAGCCGACGGCGAGAACAGGGAAGGAGCGAAGGAGGCCATCGACGAGCGTCTCGAAAGCGTCTCGGACGACGGAGACGAGGGCGATGGAAACGAAAGCAGCGAGAGCGGAGACGGCGAGAGTAGCGAGACCGAGGGCCGCGAGGACGCGCCCGAAAGCGACGGCACGGGCGTCGGCATCATCGAGATCCGCAATCACGTCCGCAACGCCGCCAGCGACCTCATCGGCCGCCCGCTCGACGGCATCGTCGAGATCGAGCGCGACGATGAAGGCTGGCGCGCGCTCACCGAGATCGTCGAGCGCAGTTCGGTGCCCGACACCCAGGACATCATCGGGCGCTACGCGCTCGATATCGACGACGACGGCCGGATAACGGGCTATCGCCGGCTCGACCGCTACCGCCGCGGCGACACCAGACGCGACGAGGAGCCACAGGTTCCGCGCTGACGGCCTTTTTCCGCTTCCATTCGCAAAATTCTACCCGGAGAGCGACCCGTAGCGGTCGTTCGACATCTGGGAGCCCGAGTTCGACGTGGATGCTCAGTCCTCGGTGGCAGCGTCATCGCCGTTCTCGACGTCGCGTACGGACTGCGGGTTGGTTCCGACGTCCTCGCCGAGTGATACTGATTGTGTGAGTGGCTCGCCCCGGACGAGTTCCGGAATCGGAATGCGGAGCGCTTCGAGCATCACGACGAACACGATTGGCAGGAGGAAGAATCCATACCAGCCAAAGAGGGTCGGACCGAGGATGTAGGCGAACATGAGTACCAGCATGTCGAGCTGTCTTCCAGTGATATACGGCTGGATGAACGTCTGGGGCAGGATGTCGAGAAGGAGGAAATACACCGCCAACGCCCCGCCGACGAACGGGAGACCGCTCCCCGCCTGCATCGCCTGAAAGCCGAGATACGCGACGACCGGGAGGTAGACGACCTTGCCAACGACGAGCGGGATGAGACTGGCGACACCAGTGAGAACGGCCAGCACGAGCGCCATCGGAACCGCCAGTCCCTGGGGCGCAAGGAGATTCGTCGCCCAGTAGGCGAGCGCCGCGATGGCGGACATGACGGCGACGAACAGGAGATTGCCGAAAAATACCGATTCGAGGTCGGTATCGACCGCCGCGACGTAGGCGTGCGCGGTGGTGTCCCGGCCGCCGACCAGTTCCCGGAACCCCTCGGCGATGGCGTCGTCGCTTCGCAACAGGAAATACGAGAGCGTAATCGAGAGCGCCACCATGACGAGCGTCCCGAAGACGGCTCCGAGTATCTGTCCACCCACACTGAGAGCGGTCTGTAGCGTTTGCTGGGGCTGGTCGACGAACTGGCCCGGATTCTGGATGAGGGTCGTCAGCGTGTTGCG
This region of Halococcus sediminicola genomic DNA includes:
- the gvpA gene encoding gas vesicle protein GvpA, yielding MSARPSSDSLAEVLDRILDKGIVIDIWARVSVVGIEILTVEARIVVASVDTFLHYGKEISKLEMASESGDLQELKDLDLGTSPMTQPEPDEPEVRIEEEQEAEQ
- a CDS encoding gas vesicle protein GvpO; its protein translation is MDLDPSEHTIDELRDELDGMDDPEALEALREAEADGENREGAKEAIDERLESVSDDGDEGDGNESSESGDGESSETEGREDAPESDGTGVGIIEIRNHVRNAASDLIGRPLDGIVEIERDDEGWRALTEIVERSSVPDTQDIIGRYALDIDDDGRITGYRRLDRYRRGDTRRDEEPQVPR
- a CDS encoding AI-2E family transporter, with protein sequence MSDVGFGPPTDRARVGWWAFVLVLALAAAFLAYSFVEILVLGIFGYYATRPIYRRLAHHVDRDGLVAGITVLVVVVPILLLVGYVGFHLFQQVQQAVGGGSAVAFGPLDLSSLPAAQRNTLTTLIQNPGQFVDQPQQTLQTALSVGGQILGAVFGTLVMVALSITLSYFLLRSDDAIAEGFRELVGGRDTTAHAYVAAVDTDLESVFFGNLLFVAVMSAIAALAYWATNLLAPQGLAVPMALVLAVLTGVASLIPLVVGKVVYLPVVAYLGFQAMQAGSGLPFVGGALAVYFLLLDILPQTFIQPYITGRQLDMLVLMFAYILGPTLFGWYGFFLLPIVFVVMLEALRIPIPELVRGEPLTQSVSLGEDVGTNPQSVRDVENGDDAATED